The Triticum aestivum cultivar Chinese Spring chromosome 7B, IWGSC CS RefSeq v2.1, whole genome shotgun sequence genome window below encodes:
- the LOC123158158 gene encoding TLC domain-containing protein At5g14285, whose protein sequence is MGMEYASSTTASSMFLPFLAMFGAIYLLGYFVVFRRWSPQQRPDASSCLTSLFHGTPAMLLALRAVLSSPGAGDLAAPNAPADDLVLDFSTAYFAVDLLHYLVFLPHEVLFVAHHLATLYVFATCRVAVHRGAYGLLALEVLAEATSLAQNLWTLADMRRADSPLAARAHAALSLPFYVAYTAMRAVLGPVWFVRMVKFYAAGAGDGAVPTWAWASWSVVIGSAILVSVLWVGNLWFAYFRHRMGSSKKEQ, encoded by the coding sequence ATGGGAATGGAGTATGCTTCGtccacgacggcgtcttccatgtTCCTGCCTTTCCTTGCGATGTTTGGGGCCATCTACCTCCTCGGCTACTTCGTGGTCTTCCGGCGCTGGAGCCCGCAGCAGCGGCCGGACGCGTCGAGCTGCCTCACCTCGCTCTTCCACGGCACGCCGGCGATGCTGCTGGCGCTGCGCGCCGTGCTGTCCAGCCCGGGGGCCGGCGACCTCGCGGCGCCCAACGCGCCCGCTGACGACCTCGTCCTTGACTTCAGCACGGCCTACTTCGCCGTTGACCTCCTCCACTACCTCGTCTTCCTGCCCCATGAGGTCCTCTTCGTGGCGCACCACCTCGCCACGCTCTACGTCTTCGCCACCTGCCGCGTGGCCGTGCATCGTGGCGCCTACGGGCTGCTCGCGCTGGAGGTGCTCGCCGAGGCCACCAGCCTCGCGCAGAACCTGTGGACGCTGGCCGACATGCGACGCGCAGACTCGCCGCTGGCCGCGAGGGCGCACGCTGCGCTGTCGCTCCCGTTCTACGTGGCTTACACGGCCATGAGGGCGGTCCTCGGGCCGGTCTGGTTCGTGAGGATGGTGAAATTCTACGCCGCCGGGGCCGGCGATGGTGCTGTGCCGACGTGGGCGTGGGCGTCGTGGAGCGTGGTGATTGGGTCCGCGATACTGGTGAGCGTGCTGTGGGTGGGCAACCTGTGGTTCGCCTACTTCAGACATAGGATGGGGAGCAGCAAGAAGGAGCAATGA